A genomic segment from Anaeromyxobacter sp. encodes:
- a CDS encoding 8-oxoguanine deaminase: MPEPRTLLIRDATLVATFDEARRELPGASVLVRGNLVEAVGPAADLPATADEVIDARGHLVIPGLVNTHHHMVQSLTRAVRAVQDAELFSWLQGLYPIWANLTPEMVRVSTQVAMAELLLSGCTTTSDHLYIYPNGCRLDDAIEGAALAGMRFTATRGSMSVGQSQGGLPPDRVVEREPDILRETQRLVERWHDRRHGAMLQVAVAPCSPFSVSQDLMRESARLARALGVRLHTHLAENDHDIRYTREKFGCTPTEYAEELGWLGEDVWHAHCVKLDDPGIRRFAATGTGVAHCPCSNMRLASGIAPIRRMMDAGVPVGLGVDGSASNDGAQMVSEARQAMLLQRVGIALEPFGCDRGPAAMTARDALALATRGGARVLGRGDIGQLAPGFCADLALYDLGTLGFAGGAVHDPLGALLLCAAPQAAWTVVDGRVRVRQGRLASFELEPVVERHNALARQLASAAG, translated from the coding sequence ATGCCCGAGCCACGCACCCTGCTGATCCGCGACGCCACCCTGGTCGCCACCTTCGACGAGGCCCGGCGCGAGCTCCCCGGCGCCTCGGTCCTGGTGCGCGGCAACCTGGTGGAGGCGGTCGGCCCGGCCGCCGACCTGCCGGCCACCGCCGACGAGGTCATCGACGCCCGCGGCCACCTGGTCATCCCGGGCCTGGTCAACACCCACCACCACATGGTGCAGTCCTTGACCCGGGCGGTGCGGGCGGTGCAGGACGCCGAGCTCTTCTCCTGGCTGCAGGGGCTCTACCCGATCTGGGCCAACCTGACGCCCGAGATGGTGCGGGTCTCCACCCAGGTGGCCATGGCGGAGCTGCTCCTCTCCGGCTGCACCACCACCAGCGACCACCTCTACATCTACCCGAACGGCTGCCGGCTCGACGACGCCATCGAGGGCGCGGCCCTGGCCGGCATGCGCTTCACCGCCACCCGCGGCTCGATGAGCGTGGGCCAGAGCCAGGGCGGCCTGCCGCCCGACCGGGTGGTGGAGCGCGAGCCGGACATCCTGCGCGAGACCCAGCGGCTGGTGGAGCGCTGGCACGACCGCCGCCACGGCGCCATGCTGCAGGTGGCGGTGGCGCCCTGCTCGCCGTTCTCGGTGAGCCAGGACCTGATGCGCGAGTCGGCCAGGCTGGCGCGCGCCCTGGGGGTGCGGCTGCACACCCACCTGGCCGAGAACGACCACGACATCCGCTACACCAGGGAGAAGTTCGGCTGCACGCCCACCGAGTACGCCGAGGAGCTCGGCTGGCTGGGGGAGGACGTGTGGCACGCCCACTGCGTCAAGCTCGACGACCCCGGCATCCGGCGCTTCGCCGCCACCGGCACCGGGGTGGCCCACTGCCCGTGCAGCAACATGCGCCTGGCCTCCGGCATCGCGCCCATCCGGAGGATGATGGACGCCGGCGTGCCGGTGGGGCTGGGCGTGGACGGCAGCGCCTCGAACGACGGGGCGCAGATGGTCTCCGAGGCGCGCCAGGCCATGCTGCTGCAGCGGGTCGGCATCGCCCTCGAGCCCTTCGGCTGCGATCGCGGACCGGCCGCCATGACGGCCCGCGACGCGCTGGCCCTGGCCACCCGCGGCGGCGCCCGGGTGCTGGGGCGGGGCGACATCGGCCAGCTGGCCCCCGGGTTCTGCGCCGACCTGGCGCTCTACGACCTCGGCACGCTCGGCTTCGCCGGGGGGGCCGTGCACGACCCGCTCGGCGCGCTCCTGCTGTGCGCCGCGCCGCAGGCCGCCTGGACGGTGGTGGACGGGAGGGTGCGGGTGCGCCAGGGGCGGCTCGCCTCCTTCGAGCTCGAGCCGGTGGTGGAGCGCCACAACGCCCTGGCGCGCCAGCTGGCGTCGGCGGCGGGCTGA
- a CDS encoding nucleoside deaminase, with amino-acid sequence MDQPGTAARRSDEDHLRLAYRVARRALQHGNHPFGCVLVGPAGEVLLEQENGYQPTRDMTAHAERLLASRASQAWRPAFLAGCTLYSSAEPCAMCSGALYWAGVGRVVYGLSERQLKALTGSHPENPTLDLPCRAVFAAGQRVVEVVGPLLEAEGAEVHAGAWG; translated from the coding sequence ATGGACCAGCCCGGCACCGCCGCGCGCCGCTCGGACGAGGACCACCTGCGCCTGGCCTACCGGGTGGCCCGCCGCGCCCTCCAGCACGGCAACCACCCGTTCGGCTGCGTGCTGGTCGGCCCCGCCGGCGAGGTGCTGCTGGAGCAGGAGAACGGCTACCAGCCGACCCGCGACATGACGGCCCACGCCGAGCGCCTGCTGGCCTCGCGGGCCAGCCAGGCCTGGCGGCCGGCCTTCCTGGCCGGCTGCACCCTCTACAGCTCGGCGGAGCCCTGCGCCATGTGCTCCGGGGCCCTCTACTGGGCCGGGGTCGGGCGGGTGGTGTACGGGCTCTCCGAGCGGCAGCTCAAGGCGCTGACCGGCTCGCACCCCGAGAACCCCACCCTGGACCTGCCGTGCCGGGCGGTCTTCGCCGCCGGGCAGCGGGTGGTGGAGGTGGTGGGCCCCCTCCTCGAGGCGGAGGGGGCCGAGGTCCACGCCGGGGCGTGGGGATAG